The Lycium barbarum isolate Lr01 chromosome 10, ASM1917538v2, whole genome shotgun sequence genome includes a region encoding these proteins:
- the LOC132613326 gene encoding uncharacterized protein LOC132613326 translates to MPDYAKFIKDLVTKRRHASFEMVGVTHHCSSIVTKALVQKKEDPGAFTITCIIGMYKFAKALDDLGESINLMSLAIFNNWLADMSVVSVIDTINKVMETTVEHEHVGDMLAAVIMNYEGENEEEFEETVNALIGLGSYHYNPKKLDLDLENRSTPPAKPSIIDPPTLKLKPLPSHLRYEFPGPNNTLPVIIFAWLTDEQRERLLVILRRYKKAIGWCIEPSVEHQRRLNPLIQEVVKIEIIKWLDASVVYPISDSSWVSPVQCVPKKDGIAVVANAKNELIPTRIVTGWQVCMDYQKLNKWTIKDHFPMPFMDQMLDRLARREYYCFLDGYFGYNQITIAPEDQDKTTFTYPYGTFAFKRMPFGLCNVPATFQRCMMSIFSDMVEESIKIFMDDFFVVGDSFDECLENLAQILKRYEETNLILN, encoded by the exons ATGCCCGATTATGCCAAATTCATCAAAGATCTTGTAACCAAGAGGAGACATGCTAGTTTTGAAATGGTGGGAGTTACACATCATTGTAGCTCTATTGTAACGAAGGCTTTGGTTCAAAAGAAGGAAGATCCAGGAGCTTTCACCATTACTTGCATAATTGGGATGTATAAATTTGCCAAAGCACTAGATGACCTTGGAGAAAGCATTAACTTGATGTCGCTTGCTATTTTTAACAACTGG ttggcggatatgagtgttgtgtcaGTTATTGATACAATTAATAAAGTCATGGAGACAACCGTTGAGCATGAGCATGTGGGTGATATGTTGGCAGCGGTGATAATGAACTATGAGGGAGAGAATGAAGAAGAGTTCGAGGAGACGGTTAATGCATTGATTGGGTTGGGGTCATATCACTACAATCCaaagaagcttgatcttgatttaGAAAACCGGTCAACTCCTCCCGCAAAGCCCTCCATTATTGATCCTCCTACTTTGaaactcaaacctcttccttcacacTTGAGGTATGAATTCCCTGGTCCCAACAACACATTGCCCGTTATTATTTTCGCTTGGTTGACGGATGAGCAAAGAGAAAGGTTGTTAGTaatcttgagaagatacaaaaaagctattGGTTGGTGTATTGAG ccaagcgttgaacatcaaaggaggttgAATCCTCTTATACAAGAGGTTGTGAAGATCGAaatcatcaagtggttagatgccaGTGTTGTGTACCCTATATCGGATAGCTCTTGGGTTAGTCCAGTTCAATGCGTGCCCAAAAAGGATGGAATCGCCGTGGTTGCAAATGCTAAAAATGAATTAATTCCCACTCGCATAGTCACCGGATGGCAGGTTTGTATGGATTATCAGAAGTTGAATAAGTGGACCATaaaggaccacttcccaatgccattcatggatcaaatgcttgataggctcgCGAGAAGGGAATATTATTGCTTTCTTGATGGGTATttcgggtacaaccaaatcaccattgcTCCCGAGGATCAAGACAAGACCACGTTCACttatccttatgggacctttgctttcaagagaatgccTTTTGGGCTATGTAATGTTCCCGCAACttttcaacgttgcatgatgtctattttctccgacATGGTTGAGGAGTCTATTAAAATCTTCATGGACGACTTTTTCGTGGTAGGGGATTCTTTTGACGAATGCTTGGAGAATCTTGCCCAAATATTGAAAAGATATGAAGAGACGAACTTGATTCTAAATTAG
- the LOC132616166 gene encoding uncharacterized protein LOC132616166: MGSSSSSKDDFSVLVLASDLGIDARPFLTHHQEQPEPEETWHDCPSSEQQDLDSLQFFRLESGSDKSGNRIFRIVGKYFPALVISAERLKKYVFNKISAELPEGPFCIVYMHSTVQTEDNNPGLTILRWIYEDLPSDHKDRLQAVYFVHPGIRSRLVLATLGRFFLSGGLYWKIKYVSRLQYLWDDIKKGELEIPEFVQKHDDILEHRPLTDYGIEPDPLHLSQMPPTAYSFGRHDSGWSSREYMS; this comes from the exons ATGGGAAGCTCCAGTTCAAGTAAGGATGATTTTTCAGTATTGGTGTTAGCATCGGATCTTGGTATTGATGCCCGACCCTTTTTAACCCATCATCAAGAACAACCCGAACCCGAAGAAACCTGGCATGATTGCCCTTCTTCTGAACAACAAGATCTTGATTCCCTCCAATTCTTTCGTCTTGAATCCGGTTCTGATAAGTCGGGTAATCGGATCTTTCGTAttgttggaaaatattttccgg CTCTAGTTATAAGTGCTGAGCGGCTGAAAAAGTATGTCTTCAACAAAATTAGCGCGGAGCTGCCTGAGGGGCCATTCTGCATTGTCTACATGCATAGTACTGTTCAGACAGAGGATAACAACCCTGGATTGACCATCTTGAGGTGGATCTACGAAGATCTGCCTTCTGACCATAAGGACAGACTTCAGGCAGTATACTTTGTGCATCCTGGGATCCGGTCAAGGCTTGTTCTTGCAACGCTAGGCAGATTTTTCCTAAGTGGAGG CTTGTACTGGAAAATAAAGTATGTTAGTCGCCTGCAATACCTTTGGGACGACATAAAGAAAGGAGAGCTTGAGATTCCTGAATTTGTTCAAAAGCATGATGACATTCTAGAGCACAGGCCACTGACTGATTATGGAATTGAACCCGATCCCCTCCACCTGTCGCAGATGCCACCGACAGCCTATTCGTTCGGGAGACATGATTCTGGATGGTCATCTAGAGAGTACATGTCTTAG